One Trichormus variabilis 0441 genomic window, AGAACGGTCTACGAGTCACCGATGCTCCCACAATGGATGTTGTGGAAATGGTGTTGGTAGGTCGAGTTAATAAAGAAATTGTCTCCCTAATTAACCAAGCTGGCGGCTTGGCAGTAGGACTTTGTGGCAAAGATGGTAACCTAATTACTGCCCGTCCCCAAGGCCAAGAGGGTATTGGCTTTGTCGGGGAAGTGAGTAACGTTAACATCAAAATTTTGGAAACTTTGGCGAGTAACGGTTATATTCCCGTCGTTTCTAGCGTTGCTGCCGATGACTCAGGACAGGCTTACAATATTAACGCCGATACTGTAGCTGGTGAAATTGCTGCTGCCTTAGGGGCAGAAAAACTGATTTTATTAACGGACACCAGAGGTATTTTAAAAGATTATAAAGACCCTGGAACATTGATTCCCAAAGTAGATATTCGGGAAGCCCGCGAATTAATTAATGGTGGTGTTGTTAGCGGTGGGATGATCCCCAAAGTTACTTGTTGTGTGCGATCGCTCGCTCAAGGAGTCAGAGCCGCACACATCATAGACGGCCGTATTCCCCACGCCTTACTACTGGAAATCTTTACTGATGTGGGTATTGGGACAATGATTCTCGGTTCTCAGTATAGTTAATTTGTAGGGGTATGGGTAATTGGTGAGTCCAGCCCTGTAGGCGGTGAATCCAGTGCTGTAGGAGGGTTTCCCTCCGTAGGCAACTGGTGAACCCGGAGGGGTTTCCCGCCGTAGGGGACTGGCGTTAGCGTAGCGGTAGCGACGTAAGGAGCGTCACCCGGAGGGTAAGTTGGTAATGGGGGCTAATCTTTCCCCCTACCCCCCACTCCCTATTTTCCAGTTAGTGCTGATCGGTGGGCAAAAGTGAGTACAGAAAGTTTAGAACTGGCTAAAACTCGATATCAAGCGGGTAAATTTGCTTTTGAAAATGGGCAATATCGAGAAGCGGTAGAAAATCTTGAAAAAGCCAGCGCCTTAGTCGCGCGTAACTCCCGCCTTGGGGGTGAAGTAGAAATTTGGTTAGTTACAGCCTATGAAGCGGCTGGACGTACTGAAGATGCGATCGCCCTTTGTCAGCAACTTCGTCGTCATCCCCACTCAGAAACTAGCCAACAAGCCCGACGTTTGCTTTATATCCTGCAAGCACCAAGATTGAAAAGACCCAGCAATTGGATGACAGAGATTCCTGATTTAGGCGCACTGTCTGACAATGAAGCCAAAACGCGTGTTATGGCCAAGCCACGTAAACCTACAGAAAAAAAAGCACCTGCTGAAGTTGAATTTGTTGATCTTTCTCAGGTAAATACCAAAGATAATCGCTTCATCTGGCTGGCCTTAATTATGATTGGTTTAACTATTTCATATCTGGTTTGGCTGGGTTTTTAGGAGCCAGGAAGTAGAAAACTATTGGCAACTGACAACTGATACACCAAGTGCCGTAACTTTTGAGGAGGGATATAGTAATGAATTATGTTAATGTTGGCAAAATTTTCCGGAAATTAAGCAAACAGCATAAGTTTTTTCTGCCAAACTTAAGTGCTAAAAATAAACTTCGTAAACCCATTTTTTTATTAGTGCTGTTAACATCACTCCTATTAACTGGCTGTGTGCAGTACGATGTGGGGGTGAATTTTGATAATTCTAATCATGGTCAACTGGTGCAGCATATCAAATTGGCAGATAGGCTGACTAGTTTTAGTGGTGATTATGTATACGAATGGTTAACTAGCATAGAACGCCGCGCCCGGAAACTAGAAGGCAATGCCAAACGCATTTCGCCAGAAGAAATCATTGTGACGATTCCTTTTAGTAATGGTCAGGAATTACAAACGAAATTCAACGAATTTTTTAATTCCCGCACCCATCAAACAAATGACACTGAAGCAGGTGGAGAAAATTCCGAATTTCCTAAGGTAGAGTCTAATTTGTTATTGGCACAAAATAACTTTCTTTTGGTAGTCAGAAATCAATTAATTTATGACTTAGATTTGCGATCGCTCTCTTTAATCGCCAATAAAGGTAATGTTTTAACAGATACTGGTTCCATTCTTGATTTAAAATTCGCCTTAAAAACACCTTGGGGAGCCAAAAGCATTGAAAGAACAGAAACGGCCGTTCCACCAGAAAAGCAAAGTGGACAGCTGGTATGGCAATTGCAACCCGGTGAACTCAACCATATAGAAGTAGTCTTTTGGCTACCCAGTCCTTTGGGTATTGGTGCTTTGTTAATTGTCCTGTTTGTTTGGGGTGGATTTTACCTGAGGTATAAATTTATGCCAGACCCCAAACTGCAATTAGCTAGCAAATCCGCCGTAGCAGAATAGGTGATGAGTGTTGAGTAGTTAGCGCACCATCTTATATTTTTGGTGGTACTCTACTCAGCATTCGCAACTAAGTAGAACGACTGGAAAAAACAAACCTATGTTAAGTGATGTAAAAATACTAGGTTTCAGTTCGTAGTCAGGATTTTAGCCCTTGTTTGAGAACTGAAGTTCTCACTACAAACCTTTAATTATTTACTCTTTTCTACTTATATTAAGGAGATAATCGGTGAATTTCCCAACTGTCATCATTTAAAAGAGTATAAAGCAGGCGATCGTGTAGGCGGCTAGAGCGTCCTTGCCAAAACTCTATCTGTGAGGGGATCACTCGCAAACCCCCCCAGTGGGAAGGTCTAGGAATCTCCTGATTTTCATATTTATGTTGAAATTCCTGCATCCTTTGCTCTAGAACTTCTCGACTGGCGATGATTTCGCTTTGATTTGATACCCATGCACCCAGTCGGCTATTAGCAGGACGACTGTAGAAGTAGTAGTCTGATTCGCTTTCTGAAACCTTCTCTACCCTACCTGAAATTCTGACTTGGCGTTCTAATTCTGCCCACCAAAAGACCAAAGCTGCTTGGGGATTTTCAGCTAGTTCTTGACCTTTCCGACTATTATAGTTGGTAAAAAAGACAAAACCCCGTTCATCAAAGTCTTTGAGCAGTACCATTCTCGCGGAAGGTTGACCATCTGGTGTACTTGTAGCGATAGTCATAGCATTGGGTTCTGGAAGTTGAGCTGCTAAAGCCTGCTCAAACCACCTTTTAAATTGTCTGAAAGGATTAGTATCAACTTCTACTTCACTTAAAGCCTCTAGGGTATAATCCTTGCGGAGGTCAGCTATGGTTCTATCCATAATGATTTAGTTCCTTTGCATCAATGCGCCGTTCTTCATCCCTTCAAAGTTTACTCATTTATGGTCTGAGCGGCCCGGTTATCGCTCTGAATGTCTGGCTATTGTCCGTACTTTTTCGGTATTTTCAAAGCCCTTTTACAATTCTGAGTCTGGCGGCGATTTTAGCTTTCTTACTAAATTATCCAGTAAAATTTTTTGAACGGGCGAGAATTACCCGTACTCAAGCTGTTGTTATTGTTCTGCTGGTCACCTTAACTTTATTCGGCATTCTGGCAGTTACTTTAGTGCCGATGCTGATTGACCAAACAGTCCAACTATTAAATAAGATTCCTGATTGGTTAACAGCTAGTCAAGCAAACTTAGAGCATTTTGAGAGATTTGCCAAGCAGCGACGTTTACCCCTTGATTTGCGGGTTGTGAGTAATCAAATAAACGCTAGCATTCAAAGTGTAGTGCAGCAACTGGCTTCTGGTGCGGTGGGATTAGCTGGAACATTGCTCTCAGGATTACTCAATTTTATATTAGTGGTAGTGCTGGCATTTTATATGCTGATATATGGCGATCGCGTCTGGTATGGTCTGATGAATCTACTACCATCTAAAATCAGACTCCCTTTAACCAAATCTTTGCAGTTAAACTTCCAAAACTTTTTCCTCAGCCAGTTATTGCTGGGGTTATTCATGATTGTCGCGCTTACCCCGATTTTCCTCATCCTCAAAGTACCCTTTGCTTTGTTATTTGCCATACTCATTGGAATTTCCGAACTTATTCCTTTTATTGGCGCAACTTTAGGTATTGGGTTAGTAACAATTTTGGTACTTTTGCAAAACTGGTGGTTAGCAGTGCAAGTGGCGATCGCCGCAATTATCATGCAGCAGATCAAAGACAATCTCTTAGGCCCCAAGTTACTGGGTAACTTTATTGGACTTAATCCTATTTGGATTTTTGTAGCAATTTTGATGGGATATGAAATAGCAGGTTTATTAGGAACACTAGTTGCTGTTCCTATTGCCGGCACCATTAAAGGAACTTTCGATACTCTTAAGGGTGGCAAGTCAGATGACTTTATGTCAACAGTCACTATTGACCATGACTCACCTAATAATGAATAGTTAATAGTCAATATTAGTATTCTGCACGCCCCGATCTTCTCCCTATCGGATTATTTCGCTGCATCACAAAACCTAAAGATACTCGTTTCATTATTAAGTACAAAACTAAAAGGATCACAAAACTAGCAGTAATAATAATCAAAGGCTGCTTTCCTAAAAGTTCTTCTATACCCCTAGTCAATACAGCATCTGGTTGAGTAATAAAATCCCAACTATTAAATCGCAGAAATCTACCCCAATAAATGCCGATCGCACACAACGCATGAGTGATTAATTCAACCTTTAAAATCCATTCGCTTTTCTCAATGCGGTGTAAATAATAACCTAAATTGATTAAAGATATAACATAAGCTTCAAATCCTGCTAAGATCACCAGCAAATAAACAGGAATTAGTACTAAGGTAATCATCCATACCGATTCAATGGTGCGAATATCGTGTATTAAATGAATTACATCAGTTAATAAATAAGGTGCGTTAGGTAAAAAAGCATAGAAAACTAAAAATCCTAGCCACCATAGCCAAGAGCGTCCGCTTCTGGTGCGGAACAGCCAAACACTCAAAAGCAAAGGTATAAAAGCCAAAAATAAATTCCAAGTCATCCAACGCATATTTATACTCAAGACTTGCAATACTCTGGCTAATAATTCTTCTTTCATAGCTGTTCGCTCTCAAAAGGTATAATTAGTCTGAATTTTATTTACTAGATAATTGTGTATTTTTATACACTTAAAAACACATAACAGTTCCCAGATGAATGAGAATATAAACTAATCACAAAATCGTGATCCAACGAAATTTTCCACCCTATAGTCTCTTTTCATAACTAATGCTTTAAATTGGTTTCAATTTCTTAGTTTATATTTGTTTTTGTGTGAGCAACATAGATGAATCCTGACAAGCCACAGTATAGCGATAAAATTATTAGTGGTAAAGCTCTTCTTGTAAAATAGTTATCAAGAGTTGTAGTACAAAATACTAAAAACTACGTAAAAGTAACGTCTAACAACCTCTCTTTATTTTGCTTCCAGGTTAATTACAATCTGCTAGTTTAAAATTCCTGAATTATCTGTGAAAAATTCATGATTCACCGTAATTAAAAGGGAAATTGAACAAAAGTAAGTGGTTTTATCAGTCACCTACTCAGGCTGATTGCAGTATTTATTTAATTCCTTAACTAAGGTATCTGCTTCTTTGCCAGTAGTATTTGCTACTTTTGTGAGAGCCGTATCAATTTCTGTTCTAGCCTTTTTGAGTTTTTCCTTACCTGTGGGTGATTCTTCCGCTAATTTAGCTGCACCAAGGGCCTTACCTGCTGTGGCGATCGCCTGACTAATATTTTGGAACACCTTGATGAAACCAGTTTGAAATTCCTTCAGATTTGGGTCTGTGAAACTAAGTTCTGCTAAAGAGGTTGTAATTGCTTCTAAATCCTTCGATAATTGTAAGCTTGTAATGACTTGTTGTCCTTTGTTTTGCTCAATCAGGGAATTTCCCGCATTCACCACCTGAATCAGTCGCTGACATTGGGTGGTTTTATCTTCAAAACAACCAGTAAGCAATACAGAGATAATTATACCAATAGGAATAATAAGATTATATTTGCGCCAAGCCGACATACATTCTCCCAATGACAATCGAATCTCGACAATCATAGCTAATAAAAAAACCCAGTTGTTGGCTCATCTGGGTTTTTCTAATTATCAAAATTATGAGGTAGTAGTAATTTCTGGCACAAGTTCGGTCACTAACTAACTTTAATCCGCGCCGAAATATCTATGAACCTGATGTTTTGAGCCAGTTTTGTTTGCGTTGCGACAATAAACCAAGACCAGCTATTAAACCAAGTCCTAGTACAGTAGAGGACTCAGGTACTGTTTTTGCTTCCTCGTATTCGTAGGTGACTGTGACACTAGCTTTGGCTAAAGTTTCTATACCACTGCTGATGTTACCAGAGCCGGTAACAACTGAATTAGCCAAAGCTGAGAATAAAAAGTCTATATTGCCAGTGCCAGTAAATGCTTGCAAAAACTGGGTATCAGTAAAGACTGAGGTTGTAGATTTTGTCGCAGCTAGAGTATTAATCTTCCTACCTGAAGCCCCAGCCTTATCGTCCGTACCGTCATAGGCTGCAACTTGGTAAGTATAAAGATTTTCTGGATCAAGCAACAACGGAGTTTGTGGTACAAGATCCGGTTGTGATAAAGAGAGGTTAGCATTTAGCTTTACTGTTATTGTAGAAGCGTTTCTGCTTTTGTTTTCAAACTCTGCATTTCCAGTTAAGTCGCCGACAAAATTTAGAGTTACTTTTTGGAGAGTACCAAGAGAAGAGTTAAACTTTTGTACCCCAAGAATAGAATTCTCGATATCTGTAGTCTCGAAAGCTGTAGAACTTGTGTAGCTGAGTGAGGCTGCACTAGCAGATCCAGCAGTAGCAATAATTCCAGCGAGGGTTGTAGCAGCACCTAGTGTTTTAAACAGTGTTGTTGTCATGGGTAAATAAGTTAGCTAAAAAAGAATTGCAATGATGACTAACTTATTTTTAACGCTGGAATCTTGTTTACCGGGTTGATAAATATACTTAAGTTTTTGTGAAGCTTTATCAACCTGTCAAATTGTTAGAATACATCCGGGTGATTCTTGCCTGGTAAACATTTCGCTTCTATCTTCACTAAGAATGTCTGCTAGTAAATTCTCGTAATCTGGCTATTTTATCAGTGTATTTGTATTTACTTATTGATCAATTTATAAGATATACGTAGTATCACGGTTTTGCTGGGAAATGCCTATTCCAGCACATCCAATTTTTTATTTAATAATTGATTCACGCGAAATTGTAATCGTTGTTGGAATTGTTTAGTACGTTGATAAACTAACTTACGTTCCTGACTGGAAACGCAATCAAATACTTTGTCATTTAATTTTTCCACAGGCTCAACAAAGTAATGTAAGCGAGTTCTCATAGCCCAAACACCCATTGAAGGGAAAACAATTAAAGCGAATATTAAAGGTGATATCGGTAAAAACGGTAGTTTAAACAGTTTGCGTAATTTTTTTAAATTAATCGTCCAAGGATGTAAAGATTCGCTACCGATACAGACCACAGGGAGAATGGGGATATGATAGCGATCGCTCAACTGTACAAAACTCAAATCAAACTTCTGTAGTTGGTAACGTTGTCGCCAGCCTTTACAAGGCCCCCGTATTCCTTCGGGCGCATATAACAGAATTTTACCCTGTGCTACGGCTGCCTCAAAATCACTCAAATCAGCCCGGACTGCACCCAAAACCTGCGACCATTTGGGAGGTAGCCACCACACCATCCAAGGATG contains:
- a CDS encoding lysophospholipid acyltransferase family protein, giving the protein MINQPSESLINTHLEQNINRGYKFSWFDWLCLWYPPGWLILFNRHWQHYHQDPDGWNWLEYLLFLIPCGFYVALFSRWLRLGCRSPRTEAEEFNPNYQQAFREEILAPIVQHYFRGELHQVENLPSTGPMIVAMNHAGMCFPWDFISLGYLLGQTRGWVAQPIAEGSLFEHPWMVWWLPPKWSQVLGAVRADLSDFEAAVAQGKILLYAPEGIRGPCKGWRQRYQLQKFDLSFVQLSDRYHIPILPVVCIGSESLHPWTINLKKLRKLFKLPFLPISPLIFALIVFPSMGVWAMRTRLHYFVEPVEKLNDKVFDCVSSQERKLVYQRTKQFQQRLQFRVNQLLNKKLDVLE
- the argB gene encoding acetylglutamate kinase, yielding MMVNDIEYIRQAEATRVQVLSEALPYIQQFAGRTVVVKYGGAAMKDSHLKDQVIRDIVFLSCVGLRPILVHGGGPEINSWLDKLGIEAQFKNGLRVTDAPTMDVVEMVLVGRVNKEIVSLINQAGGLAVGLCGKDGNLITARPQGQEGIGFVGEVSNVNIKILETLASNGYIPVVSSVAADDSGQAYNINADTVAGEIAAALGAEKLILLTDTRGILKDYKDPGTLIPKVDIREARELINGGVVSGGMIPKVTCCVRSLAQGVRAAHIIDGRIPHALLLEIFTDVGIGTMILGSQYS
- a CDS encoding DUF1361 domain-containing protein, which codes for MKEELLARVLQVLSINMRWMTWNLFLAFIPLLLSVWLFRTRSGRSWLWWLGFLVFYAFLPNAPYLLTDVIHLIHDIRTIESVWMITLVLIPVYLLVILAGFEAYVISLINLGYYLHRIEKSEWILKVELITHALCAIGIYWGRFLRFNSWDFITQPDAVLTRGIEELLGKQPLIIITASFVILLVLYLIMKRVSLGFVMQRNNPIGRRSGRAEY
- a CDS encoding DUF3153 domain-containing protein; this translates as MNYVNVGKIFRKLSKQHKFFLPNLSAKNKLRKPIFLLVLLTSLLLTGCVQYDVGVNFDNSNHGQLVQHIKLADRLTSFSGDYVYEWLTSIERRARKLEGNAKRISPEEIIVTIPFSNGQELQTKFNEFFNSRTHQTNDTEAGGENSEFPKVESNLLLAQNNFLLVVRNQLIYDLDLRSLSLIANKGNVLTDTGSILDLKFALKTPWGAKSIERTETAVPPEKQSGQLVWQLQPGELNHIEVVFWLPSPLGIGALLIVLFVWGGFYLRYKFMPDPKLQLASKSAVAE
- the pdxH gene encoding pyridoxamine 5'-phosphate oxidase, with protein sequence MDRTIADLRKDYTLEALSEVEVDTNPFRQFKRWFEQALAAQLPEPNAMTIATSTPDGQPSARMVLLKDFDERGFVFFTNYNSRKGQELAENPQAALVFWWAELERQVRISGRVEKVSESESDYYFYSRPANSRLGAWVSNQSEIIASREVLEQRMQEFQHKYENQEIPRPSHWGGLRVIPSQIEFWQGRSSRLHDRLLYTLLNDDSWEIHRLSP
- a CDS encoding choice-of-anchor E domain-containing protein, with the protein product MTTTLFKTLGAATTLAGIIATAGSASAASLSYTSSTAFETTDIENSILGVQKFNSSLGTLQKVTLNFVGDLTGNAEFENKSRNASTITVKLNANLSLSQPDLVPQTPLLLDPENLYTYQVAAYDGTDDKAGASGRKINTLAATKSTTSVFTDTQFLQAFTGTGNIDFLFSALANSVVTGSGNISSGIETLAKASVTVTYEYEEAKTVPESSTVLGLGLIAGLGLLSQRKQNWLKTSGS
- a CDS encoding AI-2E family transporter, with the protein product MRRSSSLQSLLIYGLSGPVIALNVWLLSVLFRYFQSPFTILSLAAILAFLLNYPVKFFERARITRTQAVVIVLLVTLTLFGILAVTLVPMLIDQTVQLLNKIPDWLTASQANLEHFERFAKQRRLPLDLRVVSNQINASIQSVVQQLASGAVGLAGTLLSGLLNFILVVVLAFYMLIYGDRVWYGLMNLLPSKIRLPLTKSLQLNFQNFFLSQLLLGLFMIVALTPIFLILKVPFALLFAILIGISELIPFIGATLGIGLVTILVLLQNWWLAVQVAIAAIIMQQIKDNLLGPKLLGNFIGLNPIWIFVAILMGYEIAGLLGTLVAVPIAGTIKGTFDTLKGGKSDDFMSTVTIDHDSPNNE
- a CDS encoding tetratricopeptide repeat protein codes for the protein MSTESLELAKTRYQAGKFAFENGQYREAVENLEKASALVARNSRLGGEVEIWLVTAYEAAGRTEDAIALCQQLRRHPHSETSQQARRLLYILQAPRLKRPSNWMTEIPDLGALSDNEAKTRVMAKPRKPTEKKAPAEVEFVDLSQVNTKDNRFIWLALIMIGLTISYLVWLGF